The proteins below come from a single Brevundimonas sp. LM2 genomic window:
- a CDS encoding DUF1428 domain-containing protein, protein MTYVSGFLTPVKTDDRDRYIKSAEVSWPIFQKYGALEQVETWGVDVPPGKLTGFDLAVKLEDGEAVVFSWIKWPDKATAEACFATMETDPAWKELDMPFDGKRMMWGGFEVVFAG, encoded by the coding sequence ATGACTTACGTTTCCGGCTTCCTCACCCCGGTCAAGACCGACGACAGGGATCGCTACATCAAGTCAGCCGAAGTCAGCTGGCCGATCTTCCAGAAATACGGCGCTCTGGAACAGGTCGAGACCTGGGGCGTCGACGTGCCGCCCGGCAAGCTGACCGGCTTCGACCTGGCGGTGAAGCTGGAGGACGGCGAGGCCGTCGTCTTCTCGTGGATCAAATGGCCGGACAAGGCCACGGCCGAGGCCTGTTTCGCCACCATGGAGACCGACCCGGCCTGGAAGGAGCTGGACATGCCGTTCGACGGCAAGCGCATGATGTGGGGCGGGTTCGAGGTGGTGTTCGCGGGGTGA